TGCGAAGGCCTGATCGACTGGCACAAACTGCGTTTTGCTAGAAAATAGCGACGCCTGTGCCGGAAGCAGAGTACAGATAAACAGAAAAACTAGCGTAAAGAAGCGTTGAGCCATGACAGGTAATCTTTATCTCCCGCGTGAACAGGTAATACTAAAAGTTCAGGGGTTTGGTATGGATGATGCTGTTTCAGAAAGCTTAGCAATGCTTCCTGATGTGAGCGCTCGCTTTTCAAAATCATCTGGACTTCGTATTCCTGCTCCAGCTTTCCTTCCCAATAATACATGGAGGATGCGCCGGGTAGCAGCGTAACGCAGGCCGTGAGTTTTTCACTCAGTGCCAGCGAAGCCAGCTGCTGAGCACAGGCTTCGTCGGGCGCAGTGCAGAGCACGACGATGGCATCGGTAACGTTATCGGGTAGTGGCTTTTCAGTCTCTGACATCTGATCTAAACCTCGCCGTGGATGATTTTGAATCAACACTATACCTTGTGTGAGCGAAAATTGTCAGCAACGCAAAAATAGCGTGATTAGAATGAGAAAAGGACGCCGAAGCGTCCTTTTTGTACTTACAAGCGAGGGAGGCTTACAGCATTATGCTTCCCAGCAGGAAGCCGAAGATAACAGACAGTGCCACGCCGATAGTGCCAGGGATGAAGAACGGGTGGTTAAAGACCAGTTTACCGATACGGGTTGTACCGGTGTCATCCATCTGTACTGCTGCAACCAGAGTTGGGTAGGTAGGCAGAATAAACAGGCCAGAAACCGCGGCGAAAGAGGCTACTGCAGTCAGAGGAGAAACGTTCAGCGCCAGCGCCATTGGCATCAGGGCTTTAGCCGTTGCAGCCTGAGAATACAGCAGAGCAGAAGCGAAGAAGAAGATTACCGCTAGCAGCCAAGGGTGAGACTGA
This is a stretch of genomic DNA from Hafnia alvei. It encodes these proteins:
- the cutA gene encoding divalent cation tolerance protein CutA, whose translation is MSETEKPLPDNVTDAIVVLCTAPDEACAQQLASLALSEKLTACVTLLPGASSMYYWEGKLEQEYEVQMILKSERSHQEALLSFLKQHHPYQTPELLVLPVHAGDKDYLSWLNASLR